Proteins from a single region of Macaca fascicularis isolate 582-1 chromosome 5, T2T-MFA8v1.1:
- the FAM200B gene encoding protein FAM200B, translating to MVRTIFDDKSADKLKTIPNDNTVSLRICTIAEHLETMLITRLQSGIDFAIQLDESTDIGSCTTLLVYVRYAWQDDFMEDFLCFLNLTSHLSGLDIFTELERHIVGQYKLNWKNCKGITSDGTATITGKHSRVIKKLLEVTNNGAVWNHCFIHREGLASREIPQSLMEVLKNAVKVVNFIKGSSLNSRLLETFCSEIGTNHTHLLYHTKVRWLSQGKILSRVYELRNEIHFFLIEKKSHLANIFEDDTWVTKLAYLTDIFSILNELSLKLQGKNSDVFQHVERIQGFRKTLLLWQVRLKSNRPSYYMFPRFLQHIEENIINENILKEIKLEILLHLTSLSQTFNHFFPEEKFETLRENSWVKDPFAFRNPESIIELNLVPEEENELLQLSSSYTLKNDYETLSLSAFWIKTQGETDIGKRKLNGPRGLICRVLDFGI from the exons ATGGTGCGTACAATATTTGATGATAAATCCGCTGATAAATTAAAAACTATACCTAATGATAACACAGTATCTCTTCGAATTTGTACTATTGCAGAACATTTAGAAACAATGCTTATTACTCGGTTACAGTCTGGTATAGATTTTGCAATCCAGCTTGATGAAAGCACTGATATTGGAAGCTGCACAACACTTTTAGTTTATGTCAGATATGCGTGGCAAGATgattttatggaggattttttgtgttttttaaatttaacctcACACCTAAGTGGATTAGatatttttacagaattagaaagacACATAGTTGGCCAATATAAATTAAACTGGAAAAACTGTAAAGGAATTACAAGTGACGGCACAGCAACCATAACTGGAAAACATAGCagagtaattaaaaaattactagaaGTTACTAATAATGGTGCTGTGTGGAATCATTGTTTTATACATCGTGAAGGTTTAGCATCCAGAGAAATTCCACAGTCTCTCATGGAAGTATTGAAAAATGCAGTGAaagttgttaattttattaaaggaAGCTCATTGAATAGCCGGCTTCTTGAAACATTTTGTTCAGAGATTGGAACTAACCATACCCACTTACTTTATCATACCAAAGTTCGCTGGTTGTCTCAAGGGAAAATACTAAGCAGGGTTTATGAGCTCAGGAATGAGATTCACTTTTTtctcattgaaaaaaaatctcatttggcaaatatttttgaagatgATACTTGGGTAACAAAATTGGCATATTTAACTGATATTTTTAGCATTCTTAATGAACTGAGTTTAAAACTACAGGGGAAAAACAGTGATGTATTCCAACATGTTGAACGTATTCAGGGATTTCGAAAGACGTTATTGTTATGGCAAGTAAGACTTAAAAGTAATCGTCCTAGCTACTACATGTTTCCAAGATTTTTGCAACATATTGAAGAGAAtattattaatgaaaacattttgaaagaaataaagttaGAGATATTGTTGCATCTCACTTCTCTATCTCAAACTTTTAACCATTTCtttccagaagaaaaatttgaaacattAAGGGAAAACAGTTGGGTAAAAGATCCATTTGCTTTTCGAAACCCTGAATCAATAATTGAGCTAAACTTGGTGCCTGAAGAAGAGAATGAATTATTGCAGCTTAGTTCTTCATATACGTTGAAGAATGATTATGAGACCTTAAGTTTATCAGCATTTTGGATTAAG ACACAAGGTGAAACTGACATCGGGAAAAGGAAGCTGAATGGTCCTCGGGGGCTGATCTGCAGGGTGTTGGACTtcgggatatag